One window from the genome of Thermodesulfobacteriota bacterium encodes:
- the rpsU gene encoding 30S ribosomal protein S21, which produces MPDVRIKENESFENALRRFKKQVEKTGILSEIRKREHYEKPSIKRKKKALAAKKRMMKRMRKLAERG; this is translated from the coding sequence ATGCCAGACGTTCGGATTAAGGAGAACGAGTCCTTCGAAAACGCGCTTCGTCGGTTCAAAAAACAGGTGGAGAAGACAGGGATCCTTTCCGAGATAAGAAAGCGGGAACATTACGAGAAGCCGAGCATCAAACGGAAGAAGAAGGCGTTGGCTGCGAAGAAGCGGATGATGAAGAGGATGAGGAAGCTCGCCGAGAGAGGATGA